CTCAACTTGTGTTTGATTATCAGCTGCTGTTGTGAAGATTTCACATTTTTTGGTAGGTATAGGTGTGTTTCTTGGGATAAGCACTGTCATTACACCACCCAGTGTTTCTATACCAAGTGAAAGTGGTGTAACATCTATCAGAAGAACATCTTTTACTTCTCCTGCAAGAACACCACCCTGTATTGCTGCACCAACAGCAACAACTTCATCAGGGTTTACACCTTTATGTGGTTCTTTACCGAAGAACTCTTTAATTCTTTGTTGAACAAGAGGAATTCTTGTTGAACCACCAACCAGAACAACATCATCGATATCTTGAGGTGTCAGTTTAGCTTCTTCAAGGGCTCTTTTAACAATATCCATAGTTCTGTCTATAAGGTCTTTTATCATTTCTTCGAGTCTTGCTCTTGTTAGCTTTTTCTCTAGGTGTAGTGGTTGATTTGTATTAGGGTCTATTGTGATAAATGGCAGGTTAATTTCTGTTTCCATTTTGAATGAAAGTTCCTTTTTAGCCTGTTCAGCAGCTTCTTTTAATCTTTGGAATGCAGTTTTATCCTGTCTTAAATCTATACCATGCTCTTTTTTGAATTCATTTACAAGCCAGTCTATAATTCTTGCATCTATATCAGCACCACCAAGGTGTGTATCACCATCAGAAACTTTAACTTCAATAACACCTTCCCCTCCTTCAAGGATAGACACGTCAAATGTTCCACCACCAAAGTCATAAACAAGGATTTTTACATCAGATTTTTTATCAAGTCCATAAGCAAGAGCTGCCGCTGTAGGTTCGTTGATTATTCTTTTAACTTCAAGTCCGGCAATTTTACCTGCATCTTTTGTTGCCTGTCTTTGTCTTTCGTTAAAGTATGCAGGAACAGTAATCACCGCTTCTGTAACTTTTTCACCAAGATAGCTTTCAGCTGCTTCTTTTAGTTTTTTAAGTATTTGTGCACCCACTTCTTCTGGTCTTACAAGTTTTCCGGCATTTGGGACATCAAACACAGCATCCCCTTTATCATCTGCAACAACTTTATATGGAACGTGTTTTAATTCCTCTTGAACCTCTTCAAATTTTCTTCCTATGAATCTTTTTGACTCATATATTGTATTTTCCGGGTCTAATACAGCTCTTCTTTTTGCCGGATCACCAACAAGTATTTCTCCTTCTTTTGTCCAGGAAACTACAGAAGGAGTTGTCCTAAAGCCTTCCTGGTTTGCAATAACAATTGGTTCACCACCGGACATTACAGACACAACTGAGTTTGTAGTTCCAAGGTCTATTCCGATAACTTTGCCCATGGATTTTTCCCTCCAGTAT
This genomic window from Persephonella sp. contains:
- the dnaK gene encoding molecular chaperone DnaK, producing MGKVIGIDLGTTNSVVSVMSGGEPIVIANQEGFRTTPSVVSWTKEGEILVGDPAKRRAVLDPENTIYESKRFIGRKFEEVQEELKHVPYKVVADDKGDAVFDVPNAGKLVRPEEVGAQILKKLKEAAESYLGEKVTEAVITVPAYFNERQRQATKDAGKIAGLEVKRIINEPTAAALAYGLDKKSDVKILVYDFGGGTFDVSILEGGEGVIEVKVSDGDTHLGGADIDARIIDWLVNEFKKEHGIDLRQDKTAFQRLKEAAEQAKKELSFKMETEINLPFITIDPNTNQPLHLEKKLTRARLEEMIKDLIDRTMDIVKRALEEAKLTPQDIDDVVLVGGSTRIPLVQQRIKEFFGKEPHKGVNPDEVVAVGAAIQGGVLAGEVKDVLLIDVTPLSLGIETLGGVMTVLIPRNTPIPTKKCEIFTTAADNQTQVEIHVLQGERKMAKENKSLGRFFLTDIPPAPRGVPQIEVCFDIDADGILHVTATDKATGKSQSITVQQSSGLTEEEINKIIEEAKKHEEEDRKFQETVELRNQLDALVYSLEKTLKENEAKLSADDKKEAEEVLKEAKDALASNEKDKIQAAIEKVTTVANKIAQKLYQSGGGPQQGGGENKGSDDDVIEPEVN